In a single window of the Rhodothermales bacterium genome:
- a CDS encoding serine/threonine-protein kinase has translation MLAIDPARWQRLAPLLDEALDLPSDARAAFLDAACRMPDGSPDLALRLDLEQLLAADDEAGDFLDDSAADWAATLIEDIERATAEPSLEAGAPVGPYRVVRTLGQGGMGTVYLAERADGQFEQRVALKLIRPGMGRHEILRRFLQERQILARLQHPHIARLLDGGITAEGQPYFAMEFVDGQPITEYCDERRLNLDERLRLFRSVAEAVAYAHRNLVVHRDIKPSNILVTAEGVPKLLDFGIAKLLHETDSEDTLIETQAGLQVMTPEYAAPEQVRGDPVTTATDIYALGVALYELLTGHRPYYFERRTPVEIERVVCEQDPIRPSSVVVLTQDVRKPDGTVETVTPGEVGTARAEPASRLRRRLSGDLDTILLKALRKEPHRRYASAEVMVEDLRRYQDGHPVTARKETVGYRVRKFVRRHRLGVVAVTALVVFLAAGLTGTLIQTRAVEREAERTEAVKDFLLSLFELSDPSERTDGTISARELLAQGAARVEDELAGEPVLQAEMMTVLGDIYVKLGNFEQAQSLYERALALREPVFGTEGAEVAASLHALGALALDRSDFDEAERQSRAALAMRREALGARHPDVAVTMGVLALTLLRKGELDEAEPLFREALTISRAYHGEHHREVAALLNDFVLLRRAQGEYADAERLARESLALHRMLLGDGHLMTATAKNNLAIVLRDQDKLDEAEELYRQVLAFNRERLGEEHPYTSTVTNNLAAILKERGAYNEAELLLHRVLAADLKQFGPNHRYVALVQRHLAAVNLAQGDLVEAGRLAQASLTLNRELFGEAHPSVGDGYTALADILQAMGQFEDAGPLYEQGVAVLRATLPPDHPDIAAALLGQGQLLSTQGRLADAEPLLRESLRIREAKFGDADVRTAEARTALGICLMEFGRYEAARPLLVSACDVLLEKRGSGHALTRQALAALSKLNTIDARARPSTTAGG, from the coding sequence ATGCTCGCGATCGATCCCGCCCGCTGGCAGCGCCTTGCCCCGCTGCTCGACGAAGCGCTCGACCTCCCGTCGGACGCCCGCGCGGCCTTCCTCGACGCGGCGTGCCGGATGCCGGACGGGAGCCCCGACCTCGCCCTCCGCCTCGACCTCGAACAGCTCCTCGCCGCCGACGACGAGGCCGGCGACTTCCTCGACGACTCGGCGGCGGACTGGGCGGCGACGCTGATCGAGGATATCGAGCGGGCCACGGCCGAGCCGTCGCTCGAAGCCGGCGCGCCGGTGGGGCCGTACCGCGTCGTCCGCACGCTCGGGCAGGGCGGGATGGGGACGGTCTACCTCGCCGAGCGCGCCGACGGGCAGTTCGAGCAGCGCGTCGCGCTCAAGCTCATCCGGCCCGGCATGGGCCGCCACGAGATCCTCCGCCGCTTCCTCCAGGAGCGCCAGATCCTCGCCCGCCTCCAGCACCCCCACATCGCCCGGCTCCTCGACGGCGGCATCACGGCCGAGGGCCAGCCCTACTTCGCGATGGAGTTCGTCGACGGGCAGCCCATCACCGAATACTGCGACGAGCGCCGCCTCAACCTCGACGAGCGGCTGCGGCTGTTCCGCTCCGTCGCCGAGGCCGTCGCCTACGCCCACCGCAACCTCGTCGTCCACCGCGACATCAAGCCGTCGAACATCCTCGTCACAGCCGAGGGCGTGCCCAAGCTGCTCGACTTCGGCATCGCGAAGCTCCTCCACGAAACGGACTCCGAGGATACCCTCATCGAGACGCAGGCCGGGCTGCAGGTGATGACGCCGGAGTACGCCGCCCCGGAGCAGGTCCGCGGCGACCCCGTGACGACGGCGACGGACATTTACGCCCTCGGCGTGGCGCTCTATGAGCTCCTCACCGGCCACCGGCCGTACTACTTCGAGCGCCGCACGCCCGTCGAGATCGAGCGCGTCGTCTGCGAGCAGGACCCGATCCGCCCGAGCTCCGTCGTCGTCCTCACCCAAGACGTCCGCAAGCCCGACGGCACGGTCGAGACCGTCACGCCGGGCGAGGTCGGGACGGCGCGCGCCGAGCCCGCGAGCCGGCTCCGCCGCCGCCTCAGCGGCGACCTCGACACGATCCTGCTCAAGGCGCTGCGGAAGGAGCCGCACCGGCGCTACGCCTCGGCCGAGGTGATGGTGGAGGACCTCCGCCGCTATCAGGACGGGCACCCGGTGACGGCGCGGAAGGAGACCGTCGGCTACCGCGTGCGGAAGTTCGTCCGCCGCCACCGCCTGGGCGTGGTCGCGGTCACGGCCCTCGTCGTCTTCCTCGCGGCGGGGCTCACGGGCACGCTCATCCAGACCCGCGCGGTCGAGCGCGAGGCGGAGCGGACCGAGGCCGTGAAGGACTTCCTCCTCAGCCTCTTCGAGCTCTCCGACCCGTCGGAGCGGACGGACGGGACGATCTCCGCGCGCGAGCTGCTCGCCCAGGGCGCCGCCCGCGTCGAGGACGAACTCGCCGGGGAGCCCGTGCTCCAGGCCGAGATGATGACCGTGCTCGGCGACATCTACGTCAAGCTCGGCAACTTCGAGCAGGCGCAGTCGCTCTACGAGCGCGCCCTCGCCCTGCGTGAGCCCGTCTTCGGGACGGAGGGCGCCGAAGTCGCGGCGAGCCTCCACGCCCTCGGCGCCCTCGCCCTCGACCGCAGCGACTTCGACGAGGCCGAGCGGCAGAGCCGCGCCGCCCTCGCCATGCGGCGAGAAGCCCTCGGCGCGCGCCACCCCGACGTCGCCGTGACGATGGGCGTGCTCGCGCTCACGCTCCTGCGCAAAGGCGAGCTCGACGAGGCGGAGCCGCTCTTCCGCGAGGCCCTCACCATCAGCCGCGCCTACCACGGCGAGCACCACCGCGAGGTCGCCGCGCTCCTCAACGACTTCGTCCTCCTGCGCCGCGCCCAGGGCGAATACGCCGACGCCGAGCGCCTCGCCCGCGAATCACTCGCGCTCCACCGGATGCTCCTCGGCGACGGCCACCTCATGACGGCGACGGCGAAGAACAACCTCGCCATCGTCCTGCGCGACCAGGACAAGCTCGACGAGGCGGAGGAGCTCTACCGGCAGGTCCTCGCCTTCAACCGGGAGCGGCTCGGCGAGGAGCACCCCTACACCTCCACGGTCACGAACAACCTCGCCGCCATCCTCAAAGAGCGCGGCGCGTACAACGAGGCCGAGCTCCTCCTCCACCGCGTCCTCGCCGCCGACCTCAAGCAGTTCGGCCCGAACCACCGCTACGTCGCCCTCGTCCAGCGTCACCTCGCCGCCGTCAACCTCGCGCAGGGCGACCTCGTCGAGGCCGGGCGGCTGGCGCAGGCCTCGCTCACGCTCAACCGCGAGCTCTTCGGCGAAGCGCACCCGAGCGTCGGCGACGGCTACACCGCCCTCGCCGACATCCTGCAGGCGATGGGCCAGTTCGAGGACGCCGGCCCGCTCTACGAGCAAGGGGTCGCCGTGCTCCGCGCGACGCTCCCGCCGGATCACCCGGACATCGCCGCCGCCCTCCTCGGACAGGGCCAACTCCTGAGCACGCAGGGCCGCCTCGCAGATGCCGAGCCGCTGCTCCGCGAGAGCCTCCGCATCCGCGAGGCCAAGTTCGGCGACGCCGACGTGCGGACGGCCGAGGCCCGCACGGCGCTCGGCATCTGCCTGATGGAGTTCGGCCGTTACGAGGCCGCCCGCCCGCTCCTCGTCTCCGCCTGCGACGTGCTGCTGGAGAAGCGCGGCAGCGGCCACGCCCTCACCCGCCAGGCCCTCGCCGCCCTCAGCAAGCTCAACACGATCGACGCTCGGGCGAGGCCCTCCACCACTGCGGGCGGATGA
- a CDS encoding M12 family metallo-peptidase, translating to MRRSLLCSLAAVLALSSCDSGSEEPPESGTAITVLVTYTPGVRAAVDDVEGLVAQAFDETNAVYANSDIDLRLVPVHLAGVTYAWTDDRLVDLERLLRTDDGVLDEVHTLRDRHEADLVVVVSDRPGTTVNAAVMAEASTAFVIVHWEALGAPGYALAHEVGHLQGARHASDEDPELAPFAYGHGFRTDSLRTIMAGGRDRRLVPVFSGPAQTSDGVVLGDSAFHDNARVLRETAVYLSNFRGPQTPTDFVPPGTWPVLPGLR from the coding sequence ATGCGTCGCTCTCTCCTCTGCTCGCTCGCTGCCGTTCTCGCGCTGTCCTCCTGTGACAGCGGCTCGGAAGAACCGCCGGAGTCCGGCACGGCAATCACGGTGCTCGTAACGTACACGCCGGGCGTGCGCGCCGCCGTCGACGACGTGGAGGGGCTCGTCGCGCAGGCGTTCGACGAGACGAACGCGGTCTATGCGAACTCGGACATCGACCTCCGTCTGGTGCCCGTCCACCTCGCCGGAGTCACGTACGCATGGACGGACGACCGCCTCGTCGATCTCGAACGGCTCCTCCGCACCGACGACGGGGTGCTCGACGAGGTGCACACGCTCCGCGACCGCCATGAGGCCGACCTCGTCGTGGTCGTCTCCGACCGGCCGGGCACAACCGTCAACGCCGCCGTCATGGCCGAGGCGAGCACAGCGTTCGTGATCGTCCACTGGGAGGCGCTCGGGGCGCCCGGCTACGCGCTCGCGCACGAGGTCGGGCATCTGCAGGGCGCGCGCCACGCCTCGGACGAGGACCCTGAGCTGGCGCCGTTCGCTTACGGTCACGGCTTCCGCACCGACTCGCTGCGGACGATCATGGCGGGCGGGCGCGACCGCCGGTTGGTGCCCGTCTTCTCCGGCCCCGCGCAGACCTCCGACGGCGTGGTGCTGGGCGACTCGGCGTTCCACGACAACGCCCGCGTATTGCGCGAGACCGCCGTCTACCTCTCCAACTTCCGCGGCCCGCAGACGCCGACAGACTTCGTCCCGCCCGGCACGTGGCCCGTGCTCCCCGGCCTCCGCTGA
- a CDS encoding GNAT family N-acetyltransferase, with protein MIRPARPDDTDALMAIADASGLFQPHELDEVGGMLAAHFSGDLGPDHHWLTDDEDGPAAVAYYAPEPFTDGVWNLYMLAVHPDRQGDGRGAALVRHVEATLGAQGARLLLIETSGLAGFERTRSFYQKCGYVEEARIRDYYRAGDDKVVYRKSLTP; from the coding sequence ATGATTCGGCCCGCTCGACCTGACGACACCGATGCCCTGATGGCGATCGCCGACGCGAGCGGGCTGTTCCAGCCGCACGAGTTGGACGAGGTCGGCGGCATGCTCGCCGCGCACTTCTCCGGCGACCTCGGCCCCGACCACCACTGGCTCACCGATGACGAGGACGGCCCCGCCGCCGTCGCCTACTACGCGCCGGAGCCGTTTACTGACGGCGTCTGGAATCTCTACATGCTCGCCGTCCACCCGGACCGGCAGGGCGATGGGCGCGGGGCGGCGCTGGTCCGCCACGTCGAGGCGACGCTTGGGGCTCAAGGCGCTCGCCTGCTGCTCATCGAAACGTCGGGGCTGGCGGGGTTCGAGCGGACGCGGTCGTTTTACCAGAAGTGTGGGTACGTCGAAGAGGCCCGCATCCGCGACTACTACCGAGCCGGCGACGACAAGGTGGTCTACCGGAAATCGCTGACCCCGTAA
- a CDS encoding DUF721 domain-containing protein yields MASSNTPQPLGAVMRELIDRLGFREKIDEARAVETWAHLAGPQINGMTEQAWVRDGKLFVKIRSATWRHQLHLQRRAWCDRLNAELGRDVIQEIVFR; encoded by the coding sequence ATGGCCTCCTCCAACACTCCGCAACCCCTCGGCGCCGTGATGCGCGAGCTGATCGACCGGCTCGGCTTCCGCGAGAAGATCGACGAGGCGCGGGCGGTCGAGACGTGGGCGCACCTCGCCGGGCCGCAGATCAACGGGATGACGGAGCAGGCGTGGGTCCGCGACGGCAAGCTGTTCGTCAAGATCCGCTCAGCGACGTGGCGGCACCAGCTCCACCTCCAGCGCCGCGCGTGGTGCGACCGCCTCAACGCCGAACTCGGGCGCGACGTGATCCAAGAAATCGTCTTCCGCTGA
- a CDS encoding sorbosone dehydrogenase family protein, with translation MRLLPLVVLAPLLVGCTADAPPSPDASVRPTATEPSATPSDDPPDAIRTEPLAPQAYTLTLADLPEPYATESARKGPNVVDVPADPVLFVPEGFRVNVFADGLDQPRWLALTPEGDVLVTETRENRIRRLRDTDGDGAADDRSTFADAANGLDIPFGMAFADGSFFLGNSAEVRRYAYAGGALDGRGERIAELPGGGYNQHWTRNVVASPDGEHLFVSIGSASNADPEPLPRASVQRMRLDGSEQTTFASGLRNPVGLAFHPQTGALYTTVNERDRLGDGLVPDYLTRIQQDEFYGWPYAYLTPDNLDPRLTDEGRSQRPDLAAQTVTPDVLFEAHSAALGLQFYDGTQFPERYRRGAFVAHRGSWNRSQGVGYKLVFVPFADGRPTGGYEDFLTGFLTDPSGPTTWGRPVGVLVLPDGSLLFTEEMNGRIYRVSFGE, from the coding sequence ATGCGTCTGCTTCCCCTCGTCGTCCTCGCCCCCCTCCTCGTAGGCTGCACGGCCGACGCGCCCCCGTCGCCCGACGCGTCCGTCCGCCCGACCGCGACGGAGCCGTCCGCGACGCCTTCCGACGATCCGCCGGACGCGATCCGCACGGAGCCGCTCGCGCCGCAGGCGTATACCCTGACGCTCGCCGACCTCCCCGAGCCCTACGCCACCGAGTCGGCGCGGAAGGGGCCGAACGTCGTGGACGTGCCCGCCGACCCCGTCCTCTTCGTGCCCGAGGGCTTCCGCGTCAACGTCTTCGCCGACGGGCTCGACCAGCCACGCTGGCTCGCGCTCACGCCCGAGGGCGACGTGCTCGTCACCGAGACGCGCGAGAACCGCATCCGACGGCTCCGCGACACCGACGGCGACGGCGCGGCCGACGACCGCTCGACGTTCGCCGATGCGGCCAACGGGCTCGACATCCCCTTCGGGATGGCGTTTGCGGATGGCTCGTTCTTCCTCGGCAACTCGGCCGAGGTCCGGCGCTATGCGTACGCGGGCGGCGCGCTCGACGGGCGCGGCGAGCGAATCGCCGAATTGCCGGGCGGCGGCTACAACCAGCACTGGACGCGGAACGTCGTCGCCAGCCCCGACGGCGAGCACCTGTTCGTCTCGATTGGCTCGGCGTCGAACGCGGACCCGGAGCCCCTCCCACGCGCGTCGGTGCAGCGGATGCGGCTCGACGGGAGCGAGCAGACGACGTTCGCCTCCGGCCTCCGCAACCCCGTCGGGCTCGCCTTCCACCCGCAGACGGGCGCGCTCTACACCACCGTCAACGAGCGCGACCGGCTCGGCGACGGCCTCGTACCGGACTACCTCACGCGCATCCAGCAGGACGAATTCTACGGCTGGCCCTACGCCTACCTCACGCCCGACAACCTCGACCCGCGCCTGACCGACGAGGGCCGAAGCCAGCGGCCCGACCTCGCCGCGCAGACCGTCACGCCGGACGTGCTCTTCGAGGCGCACTCGGCCGCGCTCGGCCTCCAGTTTTACGACGGCACGCAGTTTCCCGAGCGGTACCGGCGCGGCGCGTTCGTCGCCCACCGGGGCTCGTGGAATCGGAGTCAGGGCGTGGGCTACAAGCTCGTGTTCGTCCCCTTTGCGGACGGGCGACCGACGGGCGGCTACGAGGACTTCCTCACCGGCTTCCTCACCGACCCGAGCGGGCCGACGACGTGGGGGCGGCCCGTCGGCGTGCTCGTGCTGCCGGACGGGAGCCTGCTCTTCACCGAGGAGATGAACGGGCGGATTTACCGCGTCTCCTTCGGGGAGTAG
- a CDS encoding TolC family protein, translating into MRFPPRSMLRRLALLLAFAPASLAQPAPDTLVVDVAEAMRLALDGSPEVAIERAGRDFAAARASQARAARFLTEFNVTTGHAIAPGLDRNGSTLPGDALYLDPGVRNDWEDPRPYNEFKAELLQPLFTWGQLGGTIRAAEAGVAVEDAVVAAKAGEVALRTGELYYNVLLTDTLAAIAVETGEALGTARGELERLLDEGDPSVTDADLFQLRLFEQEYLRRRAEVGEQQALAGSGLGRQVLRPGVVVRGGTLEPVPFEVEDLATYQALGLASRPELRQAAAGLRARDALVDVAKSDYYPKLFLGGTATGRYAAGRVQQGNPFIGDSFLGSGLRFGLGIRQDLTFLQTRAKVAQAEAERNEVRFQQEAAEQLVLFEVEQAFRQLRIAEAALAARDETVAITGEWLRTEQINFDLALGDVDDLIAAVRADLEGRAARLDAVKTYNVAVLRLLHAAGVLAERVERGTLFEQAIGE; encoded by the coding sequence ATGCGCTTCCCTCCCCGCTCCATGCTCCGCCGGCTCGCTCTCCTCCTCGCTTTTGCCCCCGCCTCCCTCGCCCAGCCAGCGCCCGACACGCTCGTCGTAGACGTGGCCGAGGCGATGCGGCTCGCGCTCGACGGGAGCCCCGAGGTCGCGATCGAGCGGGCGGGGCGCGACTTCGCGGCGGCGCGGGCGAGCCAGGCGCGCGCCGCCCGCTTCCTCACCGAGTTCAACGTCACGACGGGCCACGCGATCGCCCCCGGCCTCGACCGCAACGGCTCGACGCTCCCCGGCGACGCACTCTACCTCGACCCCGGCGTCCGCAACGATTGGGAGGACCCGCGCCCCTACAACGAATTCAAGGCCGAGCTCCTCCAGCCCCTCTTCACGTGGGGCCAGCTCGGCGGAACGATCCGCGCCGCCGAAGCAGGCGTCGCCGTCGAAGACGCCGTCGTCGCGGCGAAGGCGGGCGAGGTCGCCCTCCGCACGGGCGAGCTCTACTACAACGTCCTCCTCACCGACACGCTCGCCGCGATCGCCGTCGAAACGGGAGAGGCGCTCGGCACCGCGCGGGGCGAGTTGGAGCGGCTGCTCGACGAGGGCGACCCCTCGGTCACCGACGCCGACCTCTTCCAGCTCCGCCTCTTCGAACAGGAGTACCTCCGGCGGCGCGCCGAGGTCGGGGAGCAGCAGGCGCTCGCGGGCTCCGGGCTCGGGCGACAGGTGCTGCGGCCGGGCGTCGTCGTGCGCGGCGGGACGCTGGAGCCGGTCCCGTTCGAGGTCGAGGATTTGGCGACGTATCAGGCGCTCGGCCTCGCGAGCCGGCCCGAGCTGCGGCAGGCGGCGGCGGGGCTCCGGGCGCGCGATGCGCTCGTCGACGTCGCCAAGTCAGACTACTACCCCAAGCTGTTCCTCGGGGGGACGGCGACGGGGCGCTACGCCGCAGGCCGCGTCCAGCAAGGCAATCCGTTCATCGGCGACTCGTTCCTCGGCTCCGGCCTGCGCTTCGGGCTCGGCATCCGGCAGGACCTCACGTTTTTGCAGACGCGCGCGAAGGTGGCGCAGGCCGAGGCCGAGCGCAACGAGGTCCGCTTCCAGCAGGAGGCCGCCGAGCAACTCGTCCTCTTCGAGGTCGAGCAGGCGTTCCGCCAGCTCCGCATCGCCGAGGCCGCGCTCGCGGCGCGGGACGAGACCGTCGCCATCACCGGCGAGTGGCTCCGCACCGAGCAGATCAACTTCGACCTCGCCCTCGGCGACGTCGACGACCTCATCGCCGCCGTCCGCGCCGACCTCGAAGGGCGGGCGGCGCGGCTCGACGCCGTGAAGACGTACAACGTCGCCGTGCTCCGGCTCCTCCACGCGGCCGGCGTGCTCGCCGAGCGCGTCGAGCGCGGCACGCTGTTTGAACAAGCAATCGGCGAGTGA
- a CDS encoding ABC transporter substrate-binding protein, producing the protein MLNRLTPVLLALLAFAFAAAPASAQSGEIQQMLRQRDAEIKSILGPSGTPTAAQREKLRDVVNGVIDFEAMAKGALGPFWSDLSVAQRTAFVDVFGGVVRAQSLADLDLYRARVTYGDVDVNGATALARTTARSGDVNAAVDYALAKKGNAWYVTDIVIDGTGTVEGYATSFQRVMKRQGAEAGYEKLMTSLRKRLARS; encoded by the coding sequence ATGCTGAACAGATTGACCCCCGTCCTCCTCGCGCTTCTCGCCTTCGCGTTCGCCGCGGCCCCCGCCTCCGCGCAGTCAGGCGAGATCCAGCAGATGCTCCGCCAGCGCGACGCCGAGATCAAGTCCATCCTCGGCCCGAGCGGCACGCCCACGGCCGCGCAGCGCGAGAAGCTCCGCGACGTCGTCAACGGCGTCATCGACTTCGAGGCGATGGCGAAAGGCGCGCTTGGCCCGTTCTGGAGCGACCTCAGCGTCGCCCAGCGCACCGCCTTCGTCGACGTGTTCGGCGGCGTCGTCCGCGCCCAGTCCCTCGCCGACCTCGACCTCTACCGCGCCCGCGTGACGTACGGCGACGTAGACGTGAACGGCGCCACCGCCCTTGCCCGCACGACGGCCCGCTCCGGCGACGTGAACGCGGCGGTCGACTACGCCCTCGCGAAGAAGGGCAATGCGTGGTACGTCACCGACATCGTGATCGACGGGACCGGCACGGTCGAGGGCTACGCCACCTCGTTCCAGCGCGTGATGAAGCGGCAGGGCGCGGAAGCCGGCTACGAGAAGCTGATGACGAGCCTCCGCAAGCGCCTCGCGCGCTCGTAA
- a CDS encoding thioredoxin-like domain-containing protein, which yields MAVRAPDFPPGLAWFNTPAPLSLRALRGRFVLLDFWTYCCINCLHVLPDLDRLERKWRDELVVIGVHSAKFEHERGAEAVRHAVLRYGITHPVVSDPDFAVWDAWSAKAWPTFFLVDPRGYIVASKSGEGVFAPIDAALERLVPVAEQAGDLVRTPFEPAPEPDTTPASMLRFPGKVSADAAHGRLFVSDSNHHRLLVTDSAGRVLHAVGYGDAGLDDGAFDTVAFRQPQGTCYDPATDRLFVADTGNHALRVVDLGAGTVTTLAGDGRQARYGAREADGTRSPLNSPWDVLLHDGVLYVAMAGPHQLWAFDPATGRGEVWAGTGEENLVDGPRLRALLAQPSGLAAADGWLYFVDSETSSLRRVPLSGGPEGAVETLVGEGLFVFGDVDGSYPEARLQHPLGVSVHGGAVLIADTYNHKIRRYDPATGALTTWLGTGTPGLADGPPGIASFDEPSGLCVLGATLFVADTNNHRLRTADLRTGSVRTLTLAAPVAERAAPEEHAPISLVPGNGELLVEIALPPGFKPNPLDPGALRLTSDDEGIARPDTDRPQTADSPLRLPLTLRDGDTALTLDGAVYFCADGGGTCYLHRIALRIPLTVDADAPAEATVRIAVPPPD from the coding sequence ATGGCCGTCCGCGCCCCCGACTTCCCACCCGGCCTCGCCTGGTTCAACACCCCCGCGCCGCTCTCGCTCCGCGCCCTGCGCGGCCGGTTCGTCCTCCTCGATTTCTGGACGTATTGCTGTATCAACTGTCTCCACGTCCTCCCCGACCTCGACCGGCTCGAACGGAAGTGGCGCGACGAACTCGTCGTGATCGGCGTCCACTCGGCGAAGTTCGAGCACGAGCGGGGTGCGGAGGCCGTCCGCCACGCCGTCCTCCGCTACGGCATCACGCACCCCGTCGTCTCCGACCCTGACTTCGCGGTGTGGGACGCGTGGAGCGCGAAGGCGTGGCCGACGTTCTTCCTCGTCGACCCGCGCGGCTACATCGTCGCCTCCAAATCTGGCGAGGGCGTCTTCGCGCCCATCGACGCCGCGCTCGAACGCCTCGTCCCCGTGGCGGAACAGGCGGGCGACCTCGTCCGCACTCCGTTCGAGCCCGCGCCCGAGCCCGACACCACGCCCGCGTCGATGCTCCGCTTCCCCGGTAAGGTCTCGGCCGACGCCGCGCACGGCCGCCTCTTCGTCAGCGACTCGAACCACCACCGCCTCCTCGTCACTGATTCAGCGGGCCGCGTGCTCCACGCCGTCGGCTACGGCGATGCCGGGCTCGATGACGGCGCGTTCGACACTGTCGCGTTCCGGCAGCCGCAAGGGACGTGCTACGACCCCGCGACCGACCGTCTCTTCGTCGCCGACACCGGCAACCACGCGCTTCGCGTCGTGGACCTCGGCGCAGGCACGGTCACGACGCTCGCCGGCGACGGGCGGCAGGCGCGCTACGGCGCCCGCGAGGCGGACGGCACGCGCTCGCCGCTGAACTCGCCGTGGGACGTGCTGCTCCACGACGGCGTGCTCTACGTCGCGATGGCCGGGCCGCACCAGCTCTGGGCGTTCGACCCGGCGACGGGGCGGGGCGAAGTCTGGGCGGGCACCGGCGAAGAGAACCTCGTCGACGGCCCCCGGCTCCGCGCCCTCCTCGCCCAGCCGAGCGGGCTCGCGGCGGCCGATGGCTGGCTCTATTTCGTCGACAGCGAGACGAGCAGCCTGCGCCGCGTTCCGCTCAGCGGTGGTCCCGAGGGGGCGGTCGAGACGCTCGTCGGCGAAGGCCTCTTCGTGTTCGGCGACGTGGACGGGAGCTATCCCGAGGCGCGGCTCCAGCACCCGCTCGGCGTCAGCGTCCACGGCGGCGCGGTGCTCATCGCGGACACGTATAACCACAAAATCCGGCGGTACGACCCGGCCACCGGCGCGCTCACGACGTGGCTCGGCACCGGCACCCCCGGCCTCGCGGACGGCCCGCCGGGCATCGCCTCGTTCGACGAGCCGAGCGGGCTGTGCGTGCTCGGCGCCACGCTCTTCGTCGCCGACACGAACAACCACCGCCTGCGCACTGCCGACCTCCGCACCGGGAGCGTCCGCACGCTCACACTCGCCGCGCCGGTGGCCGAGCGCGCCGCGCCGGAGGAGCACGCGCCGATCTCGCTCGTGCCCGGCAACGGCGAACTCCTCGTCGAGATCGCCCTCCCGCCGGGGTTCAAGCCGAACCCGCTCGACCCCGGCGCGCTCCGTCTCACCTCCGACGACGAAGGCATCGCCCGCCCCGACACCGACCGGCCGCAGACGGCCGACTCGCCCCTCCGCCTCCCCCTCACCCTCCGCGATGGCGACACCGCACTCACGCTCGACGGCGCGGTCTACTTCTGCGCCGACGGCGGCGGGACGTGCTACCTCCACCGCATCGCCCTCCGCATCCCGCTCACCGTCGATGCCGACGCTCCCGCCGAAGCAACCGTGCGCATCGCCGTACCGCCGCCCGACTGA